Proteins encoded together in one Anabaena sphaerica FACHB-251 window:
- the trxB gene encoding thioredoxin-disulfide reductase produces the protein MTNPTVENLVIIGSGPAGYTAAIYAGRANLKPVVFEGFQAGGLPGGQLMTTTEVENFPGFPQGITGPDLMDNMKAQAERWGAELYTEDVISVDLSQRPFTIRSQERELKAHSLIIATGATAKRLGLPSEHQFWSRGISACAICDGATPIFRGAELAVIGAGDSAAEEAIYLTKYGSQVHLLVRSEKMRASKAMQDRVLSNPKIKVHWHTEAVDVVGKGNMTGVQVRNNQTGEESTINAKGLFYAVGHKPNTDLFQGQLELDEVGYIVTQHGGVETSLEGVFAAGDVQDHEFRQAITAAGTGCMAAMLAERWLSSKNLIHEFHHQPETANNELATQPETQKAETEFNLQATRHEGGYALRKLFHESDRLLLVKYVSPGCGPCHTLKPILNKVVDEFDGKIHFVEIDIDKDRDIAENAGVTGTPTVQLFKDKELVKELKGVKQKSEYRQLIESNL, from the coding sequence ATGACTAACCCCACAGTAGAAAACTTAGTAATTATCGGTTCTGGTCCTGCTGGCTATACAGCAGCTATCTATGCAGGAAGGGCAAATTTAAAACCTGTGGTTTTTGAAGGTTTCCAAGCAGGAGGTTTACCCGGTGGACAACTGATGACAACCACAGAAGTTGAGAACTTTCCAGGGTTTCCCCAAGGTATTACCGGACCAGACTTGATGGATAACATGAAAGCGCAAGCGGAACGGTGGGGGGCTGAGTTATATACTGAAGATGTGATATCAGTTGATTTAAGTCAGCGTCCTTTTACTATTCGTTCCCAAGAAAGGGAACTCAAAGCACATAGTTTAATTATCGCTACTGGTGCAACAGCTAAACGTTTGGGTTTACCCAGTGAACATCAATTTTGGAGTCGGGGAATTTCCGCTTGTGCGATTTGTGATGGTGCAACCCCCATCTTTCGCGGTGCTGAGTTAGCGGTTATTGGTGCGGGAGATTCAGCAGCGGAGGAAGCAATTTATTTAACGAAGTATGGTTCTCAGGTACATTTATTAGTGCGTTCTGAAAAAATGCGGGCTTCTAAAGCCATGCAAGATAGAGTTTTGAGCAACCCAAAAATAAAGGTACATTGGCACACCGAAGCGGTAGATGTGGTTGGTAAGGGTAATATGACCGGTGTGCAAGTTCGTAATAATCAAACCGGGGAAGAAAGTACCATCAATGCTAAAGGTTTATTTTACGCTGTTGGTCACAAGCCCAATACAGATTTATTTCAGGGACAATTAGAGCTGGATGAGGTGGGGTACATTGTCACTCAACATGGTGGTGTAGAAACCAGTTTAGAAGGTGTATTTGCAGCCGGTGACGTGCAGGATCATGAATTTAGGCAAGCAATTACAGCAGCGGGTACTGGTTGTATGGCGGCCATGTTAGCAGAAAGATGGTTATCATCAAAGAATTTAATTCATGAGTTCCATCATCAACCAGAAACAGCAAATAATGAATTAGCAACGCAACCAGAAACACAGAAAGCAGAAACAGAGTTTAATTTGCAAGCAACACGCCATGAGGGGGGTTATGCTTTAAGGAAATTATTCCATGAAAGCGATCGCTTGCTGTTGGTAAAATATGTTTCTCCTGGTTGTGGTCCCTGTCATACCTTGAAACCGATATTAAATAAAGTAGTCGATGAATTTGATGGTAAGATTCACTTTGTCGAAATCGACATTGATAAAGATCGAGATATTGCTGAAAATGCCGGAGTGACAGGAACACCAACAGTACAATTGTTTAAAGATAAGGAA
- a CDS encoding type IV pilin-like G/H family protein, which yields MKSDFKRQLLGYILPKKQDNAGFTLTELIIVTVIIGILSAIALPSILSRANKSKQTEAKLYTGSMNRAQQAYYLENTAFTTSIDNLGIGIQPQTENYDYNIQINNTVATNNGVSRKKALNSYVGVTYLNTFISTAGTVESVTITILCESPNTGVGTQQTMTSGVCPTGWLLLPK from the coding sequence ATGAAAAGCGATTTCAAAAGGCAACTTTTAGGGTACATCCTCCCAAAAAAGCAAGATAACGCAGGTTTTACACTAACTGAACTAATTATAGTTACAGTAATTATTGGTATACTGTCTGCGATCGCCCTACCCTCAATATTGAGCCGAGCTAATAAAAGTAAGCAGACTGAAGCTAAACTATATACTGGCTCAATGAATCGCGCTCAACAGGCTTATTATCTGGAAAATACCGCCTTTACTACTTCTATTGATAATTTAGGAATTGGGATTCAACCCCAAACTGAGAACTATGACTACAATATCCAGATAAATAACACAGTCGCTACAAATAACGGTGTTTCTAGGAAAAAAGCTTTAAATTCTTATGTAGGAGTTACTTATTTGAATACATTTATCAGCACAGCAGGTACTGTTGAGTCAGTGACGATAACTATTTTATGTGAAAGCCCTAATACTGGTGTGGGTACTCAGCAAACTATGACATCAGGGGTTTGTCCCACTGGTTGGTTACTGTTGCCAAAATAA